From one Paenibacillus sp. FSL K6-1330 genomic stretch:
- a CDS encoding ABC transporter permease, whose product MKIRYLFAAVVVLSIISLFIGVKDISPLQLFSMTEQQQHIMLVSRIPRLVSLILAGVSMSICGLIMQQLSRNKFVSPTTAGTMDSARLGILVAMLVFTTSGPLIKMLVAFVFALVGTFIFMKILDRIKFKDAIFIPLVGLMFGNIVSSIATFFAYKYDLIQNMSAWLQGDFSMIMKGQYEMLYISIPLLILAYLFANKFTVAGMGEEFATNLGLHYRRVVNLGLVIVALVTASVVLTVGVIPFLGLIIPNIVSLYLGDHLKKSLSHTALLGAGFVLFCDILGRIIIYPYEIPISLTVGVLGSGIFIFLLMRRKAYDL is encoded by the coding sequence ATGAAGATTAGATACTTATTTGCAGCCGTTGTGGTACTCTCGATAATCTCATTATTTATTGGAGTTAAAGATATCTCGCCACTGCAACTGTTCTCGATGACAGAACAACAACAGCATATTATGCTTGTAAGCCGGATTCCTAGGCTTGTCAGTCTTATATTGGCGGGTGTCAGCATGAGTATCTGCGGATTGATCATGCAGCAGCTCAGCCGCAATAAGTTCGTATCGCCGACCACGGCAGGTACGATGGACTCTGCCAGACTGGGGATTTTGGTAGCCATGCTCGTCTTCACGACAAGCGGTCCGCTTATCAAAATGCTCGTGGCATTTGTATTCGCTCTGGTAGGAACCTTTATCTTCATGAAGATACTGGATCGGATTAAGTTTAAGGATGCGATCTTCATCCCGCTCGTAGGGCTGATGTTTGGTAATATCGTGAGTTCGATAGCCACCTTCTTTGCATACAAATATGATCTTATTCAGAATATGTCCGCATGGCTTCAGGGTGATTTTTCCATGATCATGAAGGGCCAGTATGAAATGCTCTATATTAGTATCCCGCTTTTGATTCTGGCGTATCTGTTCGCCAACAAGTTTACGGTGGCCGGAATGGGAGAGGAGTTTGCAACCAACCTGGGTCTTCACTACCGGAGAGTTGTGAATCTGGGATTGGTCATCGTGGCGCTGGTTACGGCATCTGTCGTGCTGACGGTCGGCGTGATTCCGTTTCTTGGTCTGATCATACCTAATATTGTCAGTTTGTACTTAGGAGACCACTTGAAAAAAAGCCTTTCGCATACCGCGCTGCTGGGGGCCGGGTTCGTACTGTTCTGTGACATCCTGGGCCGGATCATTATTTATCCCTATGAAATTCCGATTAGTCTAACCGTGGGCGTACTCGGAAGCGGTATATTCATTTTCTTACTGATGAGGAGAAAGGCTTATGACTTATAA
- a CDS encoding class I SAM-dependent methyltransferase — MDIFNRAREKEISYHETLYEEAVLFQPGSWLAKPVQTVLDHLELLPFHEVRVLDLGCGVGRNSIPVAQRIQAVNGKVICVDLLPSAVDKLRQYAELHGVSSNLEALVADVEHYEITEDTYHYVIACSCLEHMSSEEAFVSKIKQMQAGTVEQGVHCILMSTEVKEIDQETGLEEAGLIELNLSADKAFSILDELYSEWEILTRRQVQQDIQEVKDGRDVLFRSQWITFTARKGGC; from the coding sequence ATGGACATATTCAACCGCGCACGTGAAAAGGAAATATCGTATCACGAGACATTGTACGAAGAAGCCGTACTGTTTCAACCTGGGAGCTGGTTAGCCAAGCCCGTTCAGACGGTCCTGGATCATTTGGAATTATTGCCGTTTCATGAGGTGCGGGTACTGGATCTAGGCTGTGGCGTCGGGCGTAACAGCATCCCGGTTGCGCAGCGGATCCAAGCGGTTAACGGGAAGGTCATCTGCGTGGATCTGCTGCCATCGGCAGTTGACAAGCTGCGGCAGTATGCCGAATTGCATGGCGTAAGCTCAAATCTTGAGGCACTTGTGGCAGACGTAGAACACTATGAAATTACCGAGGATACTTATCATTACGTCATCGCATGCTCATGTCTGGAGCATATGAGCTCCGAGGAAGCCTTTGTATCCAAGATCAAACAGATGCAGGCTGGAACCGTGGAGCAGGGCGTACATTGCATATTGATGAGCACCGAGGTAAAGGAAATCGATCAGGAAACGGGTTTGGAGGAGGCAGGCTTAATCGAGTTGAATCTATCCGCCGACAAAGCCTTTTCCATCCTTGATGAGCTGTATTCGGAATGGGAGATCTTAACGAGGCGGCAGGTGCAGCAGGATATTCAGGAAGTGAAGGATGGGAGAGACGTACTTTTCCGAAGTCAATGGATTACCTTCACTGCAAGAAAAGGAGGTTGTTGA
- a CDS encoding YkoF family thiamine/hydroxymethylpyrimidine-binding protein, which translates to MNELVCGTSRIVGCRFSVFPMTDRFVEVIMGALHSVDTGKVWIQTDDVSTCIRGRAEHVFDVTRAIFAYAAASGVHTVFNGTYSIGCPGDTDADVYMTEDSTLLNNDIGEHADIETACQFALYPMGTDDYMDVIYGEVNRTKAAGTFAGSVHYASRLDGSLAQVFGSLEEAFLHAIQSDSSHLVMTAVVSAHSPSVKAASN; encoded by the coding sequence ATGAATGAGCTTGTATGCGGAACCAGTCGGATCGTTGGGTGCCGGTTCTCGGTATTTCCCATGACGGACCGGTTTGTGGAGGTCATCATGGGCGCACTACATTCCGTAGATACGGGGAAGGTATGGATTCAGACAGATGATGTGAGCACCTGTATTCGTGGACGTGCAGAGCATGTCTTTGATGTTACAAGGGCGATATTCGCCTATGCTGCAGCGAGTGGCGTGCATACCGTTTTTAATGGTACTTATTCCATCGGTTGCCCCGGAGATACGGACGCCGATGTATATATGACCGAGGATTCGACTCTCTTAAACAACGACATCGGGGAACATGCCGATATTGAGACTGCTTGCCAATTCGCTCTATACCCCATGGGTACCGATGACTACATGGATGTCATCTACGGTGAAGTTAATCGTACGAAGGCAGCCGGGACATTCGCCGGAAGCGTTCATTACGCCAGCCGATTGGATGGGTCTCTGGCCCAGGTGTTTGGATCCCTTGAAGAGGCTTTTTTACATGCGATTCAATCTGACAGCAGCCATTTGGTCATGACTGCGGTTGTGTCCGCACACAGCCCTTCGGTCAAAGCCGCATCGAATTGA
- a CDS encoding nitroreductase family protein, with protein MSKDFSTALKSRRSYYGISKESVISDERIQEIVNEAVKYTPSSFNSQSARVVVLLGEQHDKLWNITEGILKEVVGDEEAFKSTADKMGAFRAGYGTVLFFEDNNVIAGLQQNFAAYADNFPIWSNQSNGMLQFVVWTSLEAEGLGASLQHYNPLIDEKVKSEWNIPESWKLLAQMPFGKPVAEPGEKEFAPLEDRVKVYN; from the coding sequence ATGTCTAAAGATTTTTCAACTGCACTCAAAAGTCGCCGTTCTTATTACGGGATTAGCAAAGAATCCGTTATCTCGGACGAGCGTATTCAGGAAATCGTAAACGAAGCGGTTAAGTATACCCCGTCTTCTTTCAACTCTCAAAGTGCACGCGTCGTTGTATTGCTTGGCGAACAGCATGATAAACTGTGGAACATCACGGAAGGCATCCTGAAAGAAGTCGTTGGCGATGAAGAAGCATTCAAATCCACTGCCGACAAAATGGGCGCATTCCGCGCTGGTTACGGTACGGTATTGTTCTTCGAGGACAACAACGTCATTGCCGGGCTGCAACAGAACTTTGCCGCTTATGCCGACAACTTCCCGATTTGGTCCAACCAATCCAACGGCATGCTGCAATTTGTAGTATGGACATCCCTTGAAGCAGAAGGTCTGGGCGCATCCCTGCAGCACTACAACCCGCTGATCGACGAAAAAGTAAAATCCGAATGGAACATCCCGGAAAGCTGGAAGCTGCTTGCTCAAATGCCTTTCGGTAAGCCGGTTGCTGAACCAGGCGAAAAAGAATTTGCACCGCTTGAAGATCGCGTAAAAGTATACAACTAA
- a CDS encoding nucleotidyltransferase domain-containing protein — protein MRMEPVEAAERIIQYDYPDCLLAVLGGSASRGEYNEQSDLDIIVIERDGHDFSRKTIEAHGWIAEIFILSLSSYREYFDEGVIAANPSLQRMVVEGTVLHALPEGEEVQAEARSDLNYGPMPLMLTDINEYRYMLTEYLLDLQSPRRDAEKWFTVHKIAAILCDFVLRVNREWTGEGKTLFRLFNRYDSILGERLEAALTAMYRQDDPSVLMAFTEEMLHPYGGKLLIGYDE, from the coding sequence ATGAGGATGGAACCGGTAGAGGCAGCGGAACGCATCATACAATACGATTATCCCGACTGTTTGCTTGCTGTGCTTGGCGGCAGCGCGAGCAGAGGTGAATATAACGAACAATCCGATTTGGACATCATAGTCATTGAACGGGATGGTCATGATTTCAGCAGGAAGACGATAGAGGCACATGGGTGGATCGCGGAAATATTTATATTGTCTTTATCCTCCTATCGCGAATATTTCGATGAGGGAGTGATCGCGGCGAATCCTTCATTGCAGCGGATGGTCGTAGAAGGGACGGTGCTGCACGCGCTGCCTGAGGGAGAAGAGGTGCAGGCGGAAGCTCGAAGCGACTTGAATTACGGACCCATGCCCTTGATGCTAACCGACATTAACGAATACCGTTATATGCTAACCGAGTACCTGCTGGATTTGCAGAGTCCCCGAAGGGATGCCGAAAAGTGGTTTACGGTGCACAAAATAGCGGCGATTCTCTGTGATTTTGTACTTAGGGTGAACCGGGAGTGGACGGGTGAAGGGAAAACGCTGTTCCGTCTGTTCAACCGCTATGACTCGATCTTGGGAGAACGATTGGAAGCAGCGCTCACGGCGATGTATCGCCAGGATGATCCTTCAGTTCTTATGGCATTCACCGAGGAAATGCTCCATCCGTACGGAGGCAAGCTTCTCATTGGTTATGACGAATAG
- a CDS encoding NUDIX domain-containing protein, translated as MVKHTHLGVYGILIQHDHILLIQKARGPHKGKWDLPGGSIEFGEEPEHTLQREFLEETGLSPIKGSIRTAVSYTIVYQYEANQMEELHHIGIMYDVELLDLQAVIKTDGDGQDSLGAKWIPLESLGVLPLTPFVEMMMEPVLKGEAHKEAEVEG; from the coding sequence GTGGTGAAACATACGCATCTCGGTGTTTATGGAATACTGATTCAGCATGATCATATCCTGTTGATCCAGAAAGCGAGAGGACCGCACAAGGGGAAGTGGGATTTACCGGGCGGCTCCATTGAGTTCGGAGAAGAGCCGGAGCATACGCTGCAGCGCGAATTTTTAGAGGAAACCGGGCTTTCTCCGATTAAGGGGAGCATTCGGACGGCTGTATCTTACACGATCGTATATCAGTATGAGGCGAATCAGATGGAAGAGCTGCATCACATTGGTATCATGTATGATGTCGAGCTGTTGGATCTTCAAGCTGTTATCAAAACGGACGGTGACGGCCAAGACTCATTAGGGGCCAAATGGATTCCCTTGGAGTCATTGGGGGTGTTACCGTTAACACCGTTTGTAGAGATGATGATGGAGCCCGTATTAAAGGGTGAGGCTCATAAAGAAGCAGAGGTCGAAGGATGA
- a CDS encoding iron chelate uptake ABC transporter family permease subunit, whose amino-acid sequence MTYKAKLGLLAAAAIILVAVFLFIDLGGNWDYALPRRIKKVLAIILTGGAIALSTTVFQTVTNNRILTPSVMGLDSLYVLIQTTVIFVFGSFTLYKLGSNVNFLINVGGMILFAGVLYKILFKREGNNIYFLLLIGMIFGTLFSSMSSFMEVLIDPNEFQFVADKMFASFNNVKTELLVLSVIVVVLTLLYFARFAKYLNVLALGREQAINLGVNYDYVVKRLLIVVAVLISVATALVGPITFLGLLVVNVAYEVMKTYRHSYLIAASILISIIALVGGQLVVERVFTFSTTLSVIINFIGGVYFIYLLLKESKA is encoded by the coding sequence ATGACTTATAAAGCCAAACTCGGCCTGTTGGCCGCAGCGGCAATCATCCTGGTGGCAGTCTTTCTGTTCATTGATCTTGGCGGCAATTGGGATTACGCGCTTCCAAGAAGAATCAAGAAGGTGCTTGCCATCATTCTGACCGGCGGAGCGATCGCTCTGTCTACCACGGTGTTTCAAACGGTCACGAATAACCGGATACTGACGCCAAGCGTTATGGGATTAGATTCCTTATATGTACTGATCCAGACCACCGTCATCTTCGTCTTCGGATCCTTCACGCTGTACAAACTGGGCAGCAATGTTAACTTTCTGATCAACGTCGGCGGGATGATCCTATTCGCCGGAGTCTTATATAAGATTCTGTTCAAAAGGGAAGGAAACAACATTTACTTCCTGCTGCTGATCGGCATGATTTTTGGAACCCTGTTCTCGAGCATGTCTTCTTTTATGGAAGTGTTGATTGACCCGAACGAGTTCCAGTTTGTGGCCGACAAAATGTTTGCCAGCTTTAACAATGTGAAGACCGAGCTTCTGGTCCTGTCCGTCATTGTCGTTGTGCTGACCTTGCTGTACTTTGCCCGATTTGCCAAGTACCTGAACGTGCTGGCGCTTGGCCGTGAGCAGGCGATCAACCTCGGCGTGAATTATGATTATGTTGTGAAGCGGCTTCTGATTGTGGTTGCCGTTCTGATCTCGGTGGCTACCGCTTTGGTAGGGCCGATCACATTCCTCGGGCTCCTGGTTGTCAATGTTGCGTACGAAGTTATGAAGACGTACAGGCATTCATATTTAATTGCAGCATCCATACTGATTAGCATTATTGCACTGGTCGGCGGTCAATTGGTTGTAGAACGGGTGTTTACGTTCTCTACAACGCTCAGCGTCATCATCAATTTCATCGGCGGTGTCTACTTCATATACCTGCTACTAAAGGAGAGTAAAGCATGA
- a CDS encoding nucleotidyltransferase family protein, with translation MLEKRLKEYISQHQQLMTDLDIVRDLGLPQCYIAAGYIRNYVWDLLHGLEGTDRHTDIDVVYFDPEDVSEARDIRLEELLRTTTGNPKWSVKNQARMHVKNGDEPYHSTYDALAHWTETATAVGARLNAEGELELCCPYGLEDLFALRVRRCPNFHKRRYYLERVGKKQWKDQWPQLTISED, from the coding sequence ATGTTAGAGAAACGGTTAAAGGAGTACATAAGCCAGCATCAGCAATTGATGACGGATTTGGACATCGTTCGTGACTTAGGGCTGCCGCAATGCTATATTGCTGCAGGCTACATCCGAAATTATGTGTGGGACTTGCTTCATGGGTTAGAAGGGACGGATCGGCATACGGATATCGATGTGGTGTATTTCGATCCGGAAGATGTGTCTGAAGCGCGGGATATTCGATTGGAAGAGCTTCTAAGAACAACCACGGGGAACCCGAAATGGTCGGTCAAGAATCAGGCCAGAATGCATGTGAAGAATGGAGATGAACCCTATCACTCGACCTATGATGCGTTAGCTCATTGGACGGAGACGGCTACCGCGGTCGGGGCAAGGCTGAACGCCGAAGGAGAGCTTGAGCTCTGCTGTCCTTACGGACTGGAGGATTTATTTGCGCTTCGGGTTCGCAGATGCCCTAACTTTCATAAGCGACGCTATTATTTGGAGCGGGTAGGAAAGAAGCAATGGAAGGATCAGTGGCCGCAGCTAACGATAAGCGAAGATTAG
- a CDS encoding sporulation protein YjcZ — protein sequence MSGVYGGGGWNNSVGIILVLFILLVIILSAWV from the coding sequence ATGAGCGGAGTATATGGCGGCGGTGGATGGAACAATTCAGTAGGAATTATTTTGGTTCTCTTTATCCTGCTCGTAATTATCTTGAGTGCTTGGGTTTAA
- a CDS encoding class I SAM-dependent methyltransferase translates to MNYIHMLSKLGMGSAHPGGFEATLRMLKNYPIQPGSRILEVGCGTGRTACHLSEMGYQVTAIDLNENMIKKARARAEAMEIDVQFQQADVCALPFEDNQFDLIMAESVTVFTDTTKSLPEYYRVLDHGGVLQDRELLLDKPMPEAKLQELLEFFGIPNLMMREEWADSLLACGFKQEEILEYNHFNDQLKEEQTRHLDTFEQRDKGLLFDVALWETLFKHDRMILDNTDYLASALFRAVK, encoded by the coding sequence ATGAACTATATTCATATGCTCTCCAAATTAGGTATGGGCAGTGCCCACCCGGGAGGATTCGAGGCAACCCTCCGAATGCTGAAGAATTATCCCATTCAACCGGGCAGCCGCATTTTGGAGGTCGGGTGTGGAACGGGCAGAACTGCATGCCATCTCTCGGAGATGGGGTATCAAGTAACGGCCATTGACTTGAACGAAAATATGATCAAAAAAGCCCGTGCAAGAGCCGAAGCGATGGAAATCGACGTGCAATTCCAACAAGCGGATGTATGCGCATTGCCTTTCGAGGACAACCAATTCGACCTAATCATGGCCGAATCCGTTACCGTATTTACGGATACTACGAAATCACTGCCCGAATATTACCGCGTTCTGGATCATGGAGGCGTCCTGCAGGACAGAGAATTGCTGCTTGATAAACCCATGCCGGAGGCAAAACTTCAGGAACTGCTCGAATTCTTCGGAATTCCTAATCTCATGATGAGGGAAGAATGGGCGGACTCCCTCTTGGCTTGCGGGTTTAAACAGGAAGAAATTCTGGAGTACAACCACTTCAATGACCAGTTAAAGGAAGAGCAAACACGTCATCTGGATACATTTGAACAGCGCGATAAAGGACTCCTGTTCGATGTGGCGCTCTGGGAAACGTTGTTCAAGCATGACCGCATGATCCTGGATAATACCGATTATCTCGCTTCCGCCTTATTCCGGGCTGTAAAATAA
- a CDS encoding histidine phosphatase family protein, translating into MTTIYFVRHAESPFIDGKERSRGLSAEGSLAAVRVKELLLGEGIDAITSSPYQRARDTVQPLADALGLPIAEQEDLRERKVGDFQGHSFLDAKKMLFQDQTTSFPGGESSKIAQSRAVQVLEEILNAHIGKRVVIGTHGDIMTLMLQHYDQRFDYHFWQGMTLPDIYRVEFEEGRLVNIARLWSEQ; encoded by the coding sequence ATGACGACTATCTATTTTGTAAGACATGCGGAATCTCCCTTTATCGATGGGAAGGAAAGGTCGCGGGGATTGTCCGCGGAGGGCTCCCTCGCTGCGGTTCGAGTCAAGGAATTGCTCCTGGGTGAAGGGATTGACGCTATTACTTCAAGCCCTTATCAGCGAGCCAGGGACACGGTCCAACCATTGGCGGATGCTTTAGGACTCCCGATTGCGGAGCAAGAGGACTTAAGAGAACGGAAAGTCGGGGATTTTCAGGGGCATTCATTCCTCGATGCCAAAAAGATGCTGTTTCAGGATCAAACTACGTCCTTCCCCGGAGGGGAATCCAGCAAAATCGCGCAAAGCCGAGCAGTCCAGGTGCTAGAGGAAATCTTGAATGCGCATATAGGAAAGCGTGTCGTGATTGGCACGCACGGCGACATTATGACACTTATGCTGCAGCATTATGATCAACGATTCGATTATCATTTCTGGCAAGGAATGACGCTGCCGGATATATATCGAGTCGAGTTTGAAGAAGGGCGGCTTGTGAATATCGCGCGGTTATGGAGCGAGCAATAA
- the rbsK gene encoding ribokinase, with amino-acid sequence MRKLVVIGSINMDVVSNVEQFPRPGETIHSSGTSFFPGGKGANQAVAAASVGADCVMVGAVGLDPFGNTLVASLEERGVGVTSVLSKTGTSGMAIITVNEAGENYIVLSEGANGRLTEEDVATEVKWDGVYAVLLQNEIPWQTTQYVIQSANKAGVRVWLNPAPARKIPHNVLPLIDTLIVNETEAEVVSGLKVEDTASADAAAASIIGRGTSNVIITLGEQGCFYGNAQGERFTVPAFHVRPVDTTAAGDTFIGAYAAACTEGLETEEALQFATAAAALTVTRPGAQASIPSKEEILAFINK; translated from the coding sequence TTGCGCAAGCTAGTTGTCATTGGAAGCATTAATATGGATGTTGTGAGTAATGTAGAGCAGTTTCCCCGGCCGGGAGAAACGATTCATAGCAGCGGCACATCTTTTTTTCCTGGGGGTAAAGGAGCGAATCAGGCTGTGGCTGCAGCCTCAGTAGGTGCGGATTGTGTCATGGTCGGCGCGGTCGGTCTTGATCCTTTTGGGAATACCCTGGTTGCTTCCTTGGAGGAGCGCGGGGTTGGCGTTACATCCGTCCTCTCCAAGACAGGCACCTCGGGGATGGCGATCATCACGGTTAACGAGGCGGGCGAGAATTATATCGTGTTGTCGGAAGGAGCCAATGGGCGGTTGACTGAAGAAGATGTTGCGACTGAGGTGAAGTGGGATGGAGTATATGCTGTACTGCTGCAAAATGAAATTCCATGGCAGACGACGCAGTATGTTATCCAATCGGCTAACAAGGCAGGCGTTCGCGTCTGGTTGAATCCGGCGCCTGCGCGAAAGATCCCTCATAACGTGTTACCGTTGATCGATACCTTGATTGTGAACGAGACGGAAGCCGAAGTGGTAAGCGGCCTAAAGGTGGAGGACACTGCTTCAGCCGATGCGGCTGCAGCGTCGATTATCGGCAGAGGCACCTCCAACGTGATCATCACCCTTGGCGAGCAAGGCTGCTTCTATGGGAATGCACAAGGTGAGCGTTTCACCGTTCCGGCTTTCCACGTCAGACCCGTGGATACCACGGCGGCAGGAGATACCTTCATCGGTGCTTATGCGGCAGCTTGCACGGAGGGGCTGGAAACGGAAGAAGCGCTTCAGTTTGCAACTGCTGCGGCTGCATTGACGGTGACCCGGCCAGGCGCACAAGCCTCCATACCGTCCAAGGAAGAGATTCTGGCTTTTATAAATAAGTAA
- a CDS encoding methyl-accepting chemotaxis protein, producing MAWFNRLPISRKITAACFLIAALFAVPMLLAFILMGKAIIGVVIVVALTGFTFPLSRLIEKTLTNSFAEISSVSAKIAKGDFTFQVEEVGGMNDLSRTFNSMVDKLRKILQETSDITRQVMSSSSNISIKNQELIQVMNQVSLSSNELAVGANEISEDVAEMTHSIGEIEEKVSNYTHSTQEMNTRSIETLGLVEQGRDSVAKQSAGMQRNIDATAKVSESIDALAKSARGITQITETISELADQTNLLSLNASIEAARAGEHGAGFAVVAQEVRKLAEESTSSTREVFNLVRSIESDVKHATQNIKINEEVVRQQTEMIREAELVFMEIVNSVQYISEQISAFSKESESMLESAKSISSAIQNISAITQQSAAGTEQVSASMNEGISSIQKMAEEAEAMNNAVFRLQKTINIFKF from the coding sequence ATGGCATGGTTCAACAGACTCCCTATCTCGCGAAAAATTACCGCAGCCTGTTTTCTCATTGCCGCTTTGTTTGCGGTTCCAATGCTGCTTGCATTTATTCTAATGGGTAAAGCAATCATTGGCGTGGTCATCGTCGTGGCACTAACCGGTTTTACTTTTCCTCTTTCTCGTCTTATTGAGAAAACGCTTACCAATTCCTTTGCGGAGATCTCCAGCGTTTCCGCCAAAATCGCCAAAGGCGACTTCACCTTCCAGGTAGAAGAGGTTGGGGGCATGAACGATCTCAGCCGAACGTTCAACAGCATGGTGGACAAGCTTCGAAAAATATTGCAGGAAACCTCGGATATCACCCGCCAGGTCATGTCGTCAAGCTCCAACATCTCGATTAAAAACCAGGAGCTCATTCAAGTGATGAATCAAGTCTCCTTATCTTCCAATGAGCTTGCTGTCGGCGCGAACGAAATATCGGAAGACGTAGCCGAAATGACGCATTCCATCGGTGAGATCGAAGAGAAGGTCAGCAATTATACGCATTCAACCCAGGAAATGAATACCCGTTCGATCGAAACGCTGGGACTGGTTGAGCAAGGAAGGGACTCCGTTGCCAAGCAGTCTGCAGGGATGCAGCGTAATATTGACGCAACAGCAAAGGTCTCGGAATCCATAGATGCGCTGGCTAAGAGCGCCAGGGGAATTACGCAGATCACGGAGACGATCTCGGAACTTGCCGATCAGACCAATTTGTTATCCTTGAACGCATCCATTGAAGCGGCAAGGGCAGGCGAGCATGGCGCTGGCTTTGCCGTTGTCGCCCAAGAGGTGCGTAAATTGGCTGAGGAATCCACATCATCGACAAGAGAAGTATTCAATCTCGTACGGAGCATCGAATCGGACGTCAAACATGCAACTCAGAACATAAAAATTAATGAAGAGGTCGTCAGGCAGCAAACCGAAATGATCCGTGAAGCTGAGCTGGTGTTCATGGAGATTGTAAACAGTGTGCAGTATATTTCGGAACAGATCTCCGCTTTCTCCAAGGAGAGCGAATCCATGCTGGAAAGTGCGAAGAGCATTTCTTCCGCAATTCAGAATATATCGGCGATTACGCAGCAATCCGCCGCAGGCACGGAGCAGGTGTCGGCATCCATGAATGAGGGCATCTCATCGATCCAGAAGATGGCCGAGGAAGCAGAAGCGATGAATAATGCCGTCTTCCGGCTGCAAAAAACGATCAACATTTTCAAATTTTAA